A window of Synechococcus sp. WH 8109 genomic DNA:
AAAATAGCCCCAGAAGAAAAGCAGCTCACAAGGGTCTTGTGCGATTCGCAGTCACAGGTTCTCTCTTAAATCAAGTGAATTCTGTCTGAAGAATATTTTGGCTGAATAGGTCTTTGCCAACCCCCAAAAAAGAAACAGCCAATCAATCCAATTGAATCCCTTGCCAACCATCCGGACAGTGCCCCGCCGCGGCCTGGCCTGCTCCTTTCCGATCACCGCGGCAGTGGTGCATCCGCAGTCGACCGCCCGAGCGCTCCACCTCCGCCAGATAGGCCTCCGTGCCGAGATGGGGCTTAAGCCACAGTCGGGTCCGAAGAGGATCGCGATCCACCGTTGCCTGGAACTGCGGCCCCGACGACAGACCTAAATCCTGAAGCGAACCTGCGAATTCACCCCAGTAATGGCGCGTCATCTGAGCAAGGGTGAACTCTTTCAACAGAGTTTCGGCTTCGCTGCGTTGATACAGGGTGACCTCGCGCTGCATCAGCAGCCGGCTGAGATTCGCCTGCGATGACCAAGAAACAGCGTGATCCAACGAGAAACCATGTCGCGGCGCAACAAGTGCGCTCAAGCCCATGGCCAAAAGGCTTAGAGCCGCAAGGGAGCGTGCGATTTGCTCGGCCCGGATCCGCGACGCCATTCCCCAACAGCTGCAGGTTGATTGCAACGTAGGCAGCACGGACAGTCTTGTCCTGAGGGCCGTACGCTGCCGCCACTGACCAAGCCCATTCCGTGAGTATGCAAATCGGCGACGCCGCCCCCGACTTCACACTTCCCGATCAAAACGGTGATTCCATCAGGCTCGCGTCACTTCGCGGGAAGAAGGTTGTTCTGTACTTCTATCCCAAAGACGACACTCCAGGCTGCACCAAAGAAGCCTGCAACTTCCGCGATCGCTGGGAGCAACTGAAAGCCAACAACATCACTGTTCTGGGTATCAGCAAGGACGGAGCCACCTCCCACAACAAATTCATCAACAAGCACGAACTTCCCTTCACCCTGCTCACCGATGAGGAGCCCTGTGCCGTGGCCAGCCTCTATGAGAGCTATGGGCTGAAGAAGTTCATGGGGCGCGAATACATGGGCATGATGCGCCACACCTTCCTGATCGATGAAGAGGGAAAACTCGAGCGTATTTATCTCAAGGTGAAAGCAGCCACCATGGCCGACACGCTGATCAGCGATCTCGGGCTGAGCTGAGCCCATCCCCCAGGCTCAGCAGTGCTTGCAACTGAAGATCGCCCTCCAGCTGCAACAACTCCGTTGAACCGGACCAACGGCTCTTCAACAAGGCAGCATCCCCACCGCAGATCCACAGCAAACCTTGGGCATGCTGCTGAGCCACTGCAATGGAAGCCAACATCGCCTCCAGCACACCGCGCTGCATGGCAGCCACGGTTTGTTGTGGGAAGACCTCTTGCAGAGCGTCGTTGTCGAGATCCTCAGGGGTTGATGGCAAGCCGAGGGTTCCCCTGGCCATGGCCTGGAGCTGGAGCCGATAGCCCGGGATCAGCTGTCCGCCTCCAAAACACCCGTCCGCCGTCACCCGGGTGAGGCTCAACACGGTGCCGGCATCCACCAGAAGCAACCCCCTGGAACAGTCGAGCTGTTGCTCTTGGCTACAGCGCCAGGCCATCCAAGACCCGAGTGCCCGGTCCACCCCCAACCAAGGAGGAGCCTTGGGTAAGGGCACATCCTCAAGGCGAATGCGCAGATCCTGGTGGGCCATGAGCGACTCAGGCACCGGCCCCACCGCCGCCCAGACCGGAGGGTTGGTCCCGATACGACCAGGATCTGGAGGCCCATGATCCACACAAACAACGTGGTGTTCCCGCTGGGCCCAATGCCAACGGCTGTTACCAATCAGCAGAACGCGGTCACCGCCCCGTGTAGCCCCTGTCACTCAGATGCCTTCACCCATCAGCCCTTCATTCACCTCCTGGGGCAGATGAATTCCACACTCCTGCTTCAAGCCACCAAAGCGGGTGTCACGGCCACTCAGATCGCCCACATCCGGGCCACTGGAATGCCAGTCGCCGACCGTGGAATAACCCTGTTCAAACAACGGATGCTGGGGAAGATTGTTCTCCTGCATGTAGTAGTACACATCGCGCTTCGTCCACTCGAGCAGGGGGCGCAATGACCAACGCTCCCGAATCGGATCCAACGCGGTCATCGAACGGCGGTGATCGGTCTGGCCACGCCGCACGCCACTGGCCCAGCAGCGCGTGTTCAGGTCGTTGAGCGCTCGCTCCAGAGGTTCAACCTTGCGGATCCGGTGATAAGTCTCTAGGTCTTCCACGCGACCGGACTCCCAAAGCCGCCCGTGCAGGGCTTCCATCCGAGCCGGGGACATCTCGCTCTGACTCACCACCAGACGAATCCTGAGCTGTTGGGTGAGTTGAGCGGCATAGCTGTAAGTCTCCGGTGGCAGATAACCGGTATCGATCCAGATCACCCGCACAGCATCACCCCCGGGGAGGGTGCTCAGCATGTGCAGAAGCACAGCTGATTGGATCCCGAAACTCGTGGTGAGAGCGAAATTCTCACCGAACTGCTCCAATCCCCAGGCCAGACGCTGCTGCGGTTCCATCGCCTCCAGGAGCTTGCGCCCTTCGAGTAACTCGTTTTGCACCGCCATGGGCACCATGACCTCAGGAGCCTCCGTCATCTCGCCATCTTCCCCTGTCGTGGGACCGGGTGTGGTTCCTATCGTTTCAGAACTGGCTGCACTCTTCATGCGTTCACCCTCGTCCCCATCGGATGCCGTGGTGATCGTCGGCGGTGGATTCGGAGGACTATTCACAGCACTTGCTCTTCAGCGACGGCAGCCCAACTGCCCCATCGTTCTGATCGAACCGCGGGATCGCTTTCTGTTTCAACCGTTGCTGTACGAACTGCTCAGCGATGAACTTCAAAGCTGGGAGGTGGCCCCCCGCTACGACCAACTGCTGAACAACGGCATCTGCTGGATCAAGGACAGCGTTGTTGGCATCGATCAAACCAGCCAAAGCATCGAACTGGCCTCCGGAGACCACTTGGGCTGGTCACAACTGGTGCTGGCGACGGGCTCGAAAGCCAATGATTTCGGCATTCCAGGCGTCAAGGAACACAGCTCCGGCTTCCGCGACCTCAACGATGTGAGCCGCCTCAAGCAATGGCTCAACAGCCTGCACCACCAACGGGATGGAGAGGCCGGGCTGATCATTGTTGGCGCGGGACCCACCGGCGTGGAGCTGGCCTGCAAGCTGGCGGATCTGATCGACGGTGCTGCCAGCATTCGACTCGTGGAGATGGGAGATGAAATCCTCCCCGGCAGCTCAGCATTCAATCGCGAGCGGGCCCAGGCCGCGCTGGAACGCAAAGGGGTGGTGGTCCAGCTCAACACCAGCGTGAGCGAAGTGAAGTCCAGCACTGCTGTCCTTGCCGATGGTGCTGTTTTGCGTCACGTAGGCCTGATCTGGACCGCAGGAAGCCGCCCCTCCATCCCCGCCATCTCACCCACACCTGTGCTGGAACGGGGGCGTCTGGCCGTTGACGATGACCTGCGCCTGGTGGGCTGTGCCAACACGTTCGCCCTCGGGGATCTCTCAGCCCGACCAGGCAGCCCATGGCCCGCCAGCGCCCAGGTGGCGATGCAGCAAGGCGATGCCACTGCCGCAGCCATCGCAAAGCTACGGGTGGAGGAAGAGCCGCAACCCTTTCAGTTCGAGGACCGAGGCGAAATGCTCAGCCTCGGTGTCGGTGAGGCCACCCTCACCGGCATGGGGCTCACCCTGGCTGGCCCATTGGCCTTCCAGTTGCGACGGGCCACCTATCTCACGCGCCTGCCAGGGCTCTCTCTGGGTCTGCGCTCGGCAGGCGCCTGGTTGCTGAACCGTTGAAGCAATCCCACCTTGGCGGGCGTTGCCGTGGTCTGCGCCCCAGCCAGCAACGCCAGCTGGAGCGGTTGAGCCATCGCCGTCATCCCGAAGACTGCGGTGCCGATCTACTGAGCCTCGAACGCTTGGCCGACCTGGTGCTGGATCTGGAGATGGCATTGCATCTGGTGCTGGACGGCCGCGGCCTCTGCCGCCTGCTCTGGCTCGGGCCTCTCACCGGTAGGGATTCTCTGCTGCAGCATCTGCCGGCGACGCCGCGGCGGAGCAGCGGGGGATGGCGACTGATCAGCTGCCCTTTCGCTCGCAAAGGGCTGCACTCAGATCCCCGCGACGCCGTGGTCGCCCTTGATATCGCTCCTCGGCACTGGCTGCGCTTTGCACCCTGCCCGGGGGCCGATGGAGCTCGCCCGGCCGAACTCTTGATCCCTGACCCGTCTCAAGCCGATGGCTGGAGACCGTTTGAAAAGGGCAACCTGAGGGATCTTTGCGTCCTCACACCCGACGAACCCCATCCCCAAAGCATCAGTGCCGCAACAGGAGACGAGCGGGTTCTTCTGCTCACGCTCACCAGTGGCGATGAACAGCGCGACCAGCGGGATCTGGCTGAGCTGGAAGGCCTGGTGCGAAGTGCCGGCGCCGAACCGGTGGCCAGGACCAGCCAGCGCCGGGGCCAAACCAATCCCCAAACGCTATGGGGCTCCGGAAAACTTCAGGAAGCCGCCCTAGAGATCCGCCGCTGGCAGGCCTCCCTGGTGATCACCGACCGGGAGCTCACCCCCGTGCAGGCCCGCAATCTCGAACGGCTGCTCAGCTGCCCGGTCTCCGACCGCAGCGAATTGATCCTCGACATCTTTGCCCAGCGGGCTGGCAGCGCTGCAGGGCGGCTTCAAGTGGAACTGGCTCAGCTGCGCTACCGGTTGCCGCGCCTGTTGGGACGGGGCAGCAGCCTGTCGCGGCAGGGCGGCGGCATCGGCACGCGCGGCCCAGGGGAAACACAGTTGGAAAAAGACCGAAGGGCCATCAGCCGACGCATCGAACGACTGCTTCGGGATCAACGCCAACTTCAATCCCACCGCAGCCGCTTACGGGATCAGCGGCGTGATCTGCCGCGGGTAGCGCTTGTGGGCTACACCAATGCGGGCAAATCCAGCCTTCTCAATGCCTTGTGCGGCAAACGGGCCAGTGATCGCGTTCTAGCGGAGAACAAGTTGTTCGCGACCCTTGACCCCACCACCCGCAAACTCGACCTTCCCTGCCCTGGGGCACGCCCCGAACGGTTACTGATCACCGACACGGTGGGCTTCATCCGCGATCTCCCCGCCCCACTGGTGGAAGCCTTCCGCGCCACGCTGGAGGAGGCGCTGGATGCCGATGTGCTCCTGCTGGTGATCGACCTTGCTGACCCCGACTGGCAGGGCCACCTGGACACTGTGCATCGGCTGCTCGATGAGCTTGGCAGCACTGCCCTGCGACGGGTGATCGCCAATCAGATCGACCGCTGTGAAGCAACTGAGATCGAGATGATTCATCAGCGGGAACCCGACGCCCTGTTTCTCTCGGCGGTGCGGGGGGATGGGCTCCAGGGCCTAAAACAGTGGCTGCGGGAGCAATTTTTTGATC
This region includes:
- a CDS encoding phosphoadenylyl-sulfate reductase, with amino-acid sequence MTEAPEVMVPMAVQNELLEGRKLLEAMEPQQRLAWGLEQFGENFALTTSFGIQSAVLLHMLSTLPGGDAVRVIWIDTGYLPPETYSYAAQLTQQLRIRLVVSQSEMSPARMEALHGRLWESGRVEDLETYHRIRKVEPLERALNDLNTRCWASGVRRGQTDHRRSMTALDPIRERWSLRPLLEWTKRDVYYYMQENNLPQHPLFEQGYSTVGDWHSSGPDVGDLSGRDTRFGGLKQECGIHLPQEVNEGLMGEGI
- a CDS encoding type III pantothenate kinase, which gives rise to MTGATRGGDRVLLIGNSRWHWAQREHHVVCVDHGPPDPGRIGTNPPVWAAVGPVPESLMAHQDLRIRLEDVPLPKAPPWLGVDRALGSWMAWRCSQEQQLDCSRGLLLVDAGTVLSLTRVTADGCFGGGQLIPGYRLQLQAMARGTLGLPSTPEDLDNDALQEVFPQQTVAAMQRGVLEAMLASIAVAQQHAQGLLWICGGDAALLKSRWSGSTELLQLEGDLQLQALLSLGDGLSSARDR
- the hflX gene encoding GTPase HflX, with protein sequence MKQSHLGGRCRGLRPSQQRQLERLSHRRHPEDCGADLLSLERLADLVLDLEMALHLVLDGRGLCRLLWLGPLTGRDSLLQHLPATPRRSSGGWRLISCPFARKGLHSDPRDAVVALDIAPRHWLRFAPCPGADGARPAELLIPDPSQADGWRPFEKGNLRDLCVLTPDEPHPQSISAATGDERVLLLTLTSGDEQRDQRDLAELEGLVRSAGAEPVARTSQRRGQTNPQTLWGSGKLQEAALEIRRWQASLVITDRELTPVQARNLERLLSCPVSDRSELILDIFAQRAGSAAGRLQVELAQLRYRLPRLLGRGSSLSRQGGGIGTRGPGETQLEKDRRAISRRIERLLRDQRQLQSHRSRLRDQRRDLPRVALVGYTNAGKSSLLNALCGKRASDRVLAENKLFATLDPTTRKLDLPCPGARPERLLITDTVGFIRDLPAPLVEAFRATLEEALDADVLLLVIDLADPDWQGHLDTVHRLLDELGSTALRRVIANQIDRCEATEIEMIHQREPDALFLSAVRGDGLQGLKQWLREQFFDPGAESPQFTTGDSPPWPS
- the bcp gene encoding thioredoxin-dependent thiol peroxidase translates to MSMQIGDAAPDFTLPDQNGDSIRLASLRGKKVVLYFYPKDDTPGCTKEACNFRDRWEQLKANNITVLGISKDGATSHNKFINKHELPFTLLTDEEPCAVASLYESYGLKKFMGREYMGMMRHTFLIDEEGKLERIYLKVKAATMADTLISDLGLS
- a CDS encoding thymidylate synthase, producing MQREVTLYQRSEAETLLKEFTLAQMTRHYWGEFAGSLQDLGLSSGPQFQATVDRDPLRTRLWLKPHLGTEAYLAEVERSGGRLRMHHCRGDRKGAGQAAAGHCPDGWQGIQLD
- a CDS encoding NAD(P)/FAD-dependent oxidoreductase — translated: MRSPSSPSDAVVIVGGGFGGLFTALALQRRQPNCPIVLIEPRDRFLFQPLLYELLSDELQSWEVAPRYDQLLNNGICWIKDSVVGIDQTSQSIELASGDHLGWSQLVLATGSKANDFGIPGVKEHSSGFRDLNDVSRLKQWLNSLHHQRDGEAGLIIVGAGPTGVELACKLADLIDGAASIRLVEMGDEILPGSSAFNRERAQAALERKGVVVQLNTSVSEVKSSTAVLADGAVLRHVGLIWTAGSRPSIPAISPTPVLERGRLAVDDDLRLVGCANTFALGDLSARPGSPWPASAQVAMQQGDATAAAIAKLRVEEEPQPFQFEDRGEMLSLGVGEATLTGMGLTLAGPLAFQLRRATYLTRLPGLSLGLRSAGAWLLNR